The following are from one region of the Roseobacter fucihabitans genome:
- a CDS encoding ABC transporter permease — MSAAISVNRNTVRAVQRREILMLLGFLAVIWATTAALSPRFLTPANLSDILIQAAPLGFVVIGQMIVIIVRGLDLSVASIMATVAVLSTSLIDSTAAIFAVGLLLGGLIGAVNGYLVAFRHVTPFLATLATMIVLQGIRFGYTGGAPGGSLPETFRWLATGNIVGVPVALIALGIVACAVHWLLERTVFGRRLKLYGDSPEAAYMTGAPTRFLVMMAFVISGVMAAFAGLFLVGYVGIVDNWTGRGYELDSIAAAVIGGAALSGGKGTVPGVLLAALILVSLFNIVVILGLSIELQLVIKGTLIILAAAVYMKRAQT; from the coding sequence ATGAGTGCCGCAATATCTGTTAACCGCAACACCGTCCGCGCCGTGCAGCGCCGCGAAATCCTGATGCTTCTGGGGTTTCTAGCGGTGATCTGGGCAACTACAGCAGCACTTAGCCCACGTTTTCTGACGCCCGCCAATTTGAGTGATATCTTGATCCAAGCGGCACCTTTGGGCTTTGTCGTGATCGGCCAGATGATCGTGATCATCGTGCGGGGGCTGGACCTCTCAGTCGCCTCGATCATGGCGACTGTGGCGGTGCTTTCAACGTCACTGATTGATTCAACAGCAGCAATTTTTGCAGTGGGGTTGCTGCTTGGTGGATTGATCGGTGCGGTCAACGGCTATCTGGTCGCTTTTCGTCATGTCACGCCTTTCCTTGCGACACTGGCCACAATGATCGTGCTGCAAGGCATCCGCTTTGGCTATACTGGCGGCGCGCCCGGCGGGTCCCTGCCCGAAACATTCCGCTGGCTGGCAACTGGCAACATCGTGGGCGTCCCTGTGGCCCTGATCGCATTGGGTATTGTGGCATGTGCGGTGCACTGGTTGCTGGAACGGACGGTCTTTGGCAGACGGCTAAAGCTATATGGTGACAGCCCAGAGGCCGCTTACATGACGGGTGCGCCAACGCGGTTCTTGGTGATGATGGCCTTTGTGATATCAGGGGTTATGGCTGCGTTTGCAGGGCTGTTTTTGGTGGGTTACGTAGGTATTGTCGATAATTGGACAGGGCGGGGATATGAGTTGGACAGCATCGCCGCCGCAGTGATTGGCGGGGCTGCTCTATCGGGGGGCAAAGGCACCGTTCCGGGGGTATTGCTGGCCGCACTGATCCTTGTATCGCTCTTCAACATCGTTGTGATTTTGGGGCTTTCGATCGAACTCCAGCTTGTGATCAAGGGTACGCTGATCATTCTTGCCGCTGCCGTCTACATGAAACGGGCGCAGACATGA
- a CDS encoding sugar ABC transporter ATP-binding protein: MAGPFLAARGLSKSFGPNQVLNNIEFAVSGGQAVALCGENGAGKSTLIKLLTGLYTPTSGHVEFDGAPAKWTGPRQSLAAGIAVVHQEFSVLGALSVAENIYLGAEPRTRFGLIDRKALKRQATTLLADLKITLDPDTLVETLSVADKQMVEIAKALRADAKVLILDEPTAVLSQNETQHLFAIIHDLRARGMGFIYVSHRLDEIFEVCTDITVIKDGVVTSKGPVSDYTHDSVIAAMVGRELGDLFPPKASDPNAGALVLGVRNFHVGSDLPPVDLDVRAGEIVGLAGLVGSGRTELALALYGATPSTGEVHLSGELMPHRDPAGCIDAGILMLTESRKDDGLFLNSSVARNFAATTPGFGAHHNAIPPGHEDTRAAVLKERRGVVVDHVGLPISALSGGNQQKVLVARLLENRPKLLILDEPTRGVDVGAKAEIYKTLRALAQEGLALLVISSELIEIVGLCDRVYVMRDNEIAQELRGADITEEAIITIAAAETSRHHGVAA; encoded by the coding sequence ATGGCAGGCCCATTTTTAGCCGCGCGCGGCTTAAGCAAATCATTTGGACCTAACCAAGTCCTCAACAACATAGAATTCGCGGTATCTGGCGGCCAAGCTGTGGCATTATGCGGCGAAAACGGCGCTGGAAAATCAACCCTGATCAAGCTTTTGACGGGTTTGTATACCCCCACGTCTGGTCATGTAGAATTTGACGGCGCACCTGCAAAATGGACAGGTCCGCGCCAAAGTCTGGCGGCAGGGATTGCCGTCGTCCATCAGGAATTCTCCGTGCTGGGCGCATTATCCGTCGCCGAAAACATCTATCTGGGCGCAGAGCCACGCACCCGTTTTGGCCTGATTGACCGCAAAGCGCTCAAACGGCAGGCGACAACGCTGCTGGCTGATCTCAAGATCACCCTCGACCCCGATACATTGGTCGAAACGCTTTCCGTGGCTGACAAACAAATGGTCGAAATCGCCAAAGCCTTGCGCGCCGATGCGAAGGTGTTGATCCTTGATGAACCGACTGCTGTCCTTAGTCAGAATGAAACGCAGCACCTGTTTGCAATCATCCATGACCTGCGCGCACGCGGCATGGGGTTTATCTATGTCTCGCACCGCCTTGATGAAATATTTGAAGTTTGCACCGATATCACAGTGATCAAAGATGGTGTTGTGACGTCCAAAGGTCCTGTCAGCGACTACACGCACGACAGCGTCATTGCCGCAATGGTGGGCCGTGAGTTGGGTGATCTGTTTCCGCCCAAGGCCAGCGACCCAAACGCTGGCGCATTGGTTCTGGGCGTACGTAATTTCCATGTCGGTTCCGATCTGCCACCTGTAGACCTTGATGTCCGTGCAGGCGAAATCGTGGGATTGGCAGGGCTTGTCGGGTCTGGCCGGACGGAACTGGCGTTGGCGCTATATGGCGCGACCCCTTCCACCGGGGAAGTCCATCTATCAGGCGAACTCATGCCCCATCGCGATCCAGCGGGATGTATCGACGCGGGCATCTTGATGCTGACCGAAAGCCGCAAGGACGACGGGCTGTTCCTGAACTCATCTGTCGCGCGCAATTTTGCAGCGACCACGCCAGGGTTTGGCGCGCATCACAATGCCATTCCGCCCGGCCATGAAGATACGCGCGCTGCCGTCCTCAAAGAGCGTCGCGGCGTTGTTGTTGATCACGTCGGCCTTCCCATTTCTGCTTTATCTGGGGGTAACCAGCAAAAAGTTCTTGTCGCACGCCTGCTGGAAAACCGGCCTAAGCTGTTGATCCTTGATGAACCCACCCGCGGCGTGGATGTGGGTGCCAAGGCAGAGATTTACAAAACCCTACGCGCGCTTGCGCAAGAGGGGCTCGCGCTTTTGGTGATTTCGTCGGAGTTGATTGAAATCGTCGGATTATGCGACCGCGTGTATGTCATGCGCGACAATGAAATCGCGCAAGAGTTGCGCGGCGCAGACATCACCGAAGAAGCCATTATCACGATTGCCGCTGCCGAAACCTCCCGCCACCACGGGGTCGCCGCATGA
- a CDS encoding alpha/beta hydrolase, protein MTQVLPDFHSYLASMKRRSASVTSAFQRLTYGDDPRQYVEWTGTPSKDRPLPVFIHGGYWRALTAQDHRFVLPAIQSATGAVANLEYRLLPHVTLRDIVMDAVQGLHALSERFHCPLVVIGHSAGGHLAAMAARQIPDRIVAAIGISGLYDLTPLQWSFLREEVGLTLADLRGQSPQDVWEGHDASHITVAVGANETPEFLRQSHMFANAHGALSLTIPDAHHMTVLDDLADPQGVMIAHLTTILATSHSNL, encoded by the coding sequence ATGACGCAGGTGTTGCCTGATTTTCATAGCTATCTTGCAAGTATGAAGCGCCGCAGCGCTTCGGTCACGTCCGCGTTTCAGCGGCTCACCTATGGTGATGACCCGCGCCAATATGTGGAGTGGACAGGCACCCCATCCAAAGACCGCCCGCTGCCCGTCTTTATCCATGGGGGGTATTGGCGCGCACTTACGGCGCAAGACCACCGCTTTGTGCTGCCTGCAATCCAATCTGCGACGGGTGCTGTGGCAAACCTTGAATACCGACTTTTGCCGCACGTCACCCTGCGCGACATCGTGATGGATGCAGTACAAGGCTTGCACGCTTTGTCGGAAAGGTTCCATTGCCCATTGGTCGTCATAGGTCATTCTGCCGGTGGTCATCTTGCGGCGATGGCTGCACGACAAATCCCAGACCGTATCGTTGCCGCGATAGGGATCAGCGGGCTCTATGATCTCACACCGCTGCAATGGTCATTTCTGCGCGAAGAAGTAGGCCTGACACTCGCTGACCTGCGCGGCCAAAGCCCGCAAGACGTTTGGGAAGGTCACGATGCAAGCCACATCACCGTCGCGGTTGGTGCCAACGAGACCCCTGAATTTCTTCGCCAGTCGCACATGTTTGCCAACGCACACGGCGCGCTCTCGCTGACCATTCCAGACGCACACCACATGACCGTTCTTGACGATCTGGCCGACCCCCAAGGCGTGATGATCGCACATCTAACCACCATTCTCGCAACATCGCATTCCAACCTGTGA
- a CDS encoding ABC transporter permease: MNNLIRATRAQPVHLVVFALIAIVFAVGAASSDRFATPLNIGNIQDQMVALAIIALAQTIVILSGGIDLSYAGALSFLCVVFAAIAGDGTGTLMLAMVVVAGLGITIGVINGAITAYVGVHPLITTLGTSTILAGCALLITRQPSGSVPLFFEDLMYERVGIVPYGMTFAVALYLLVGFMLWRTVFGTRIYAIGDNEGAATVSGLPVKQTKVAVYALSGLLCAVVAMYMTGRFGVGDPRAGVGFDLRSITPVIVGGTLLAGGKGGVLGTGLAVVLLAVLANVLNFMNVSSFYQWIVEGLIIIAAVSFFAGKAKS, translated from the coding sequence ATGAACAATCTGATCCGTGCAACCCGCGCCCAACCTGTTCATCTTGTCGTGTTTGCCCTGATTGCAATCGTCTTTGCCGTGGGGGCTGCGTCCTCTGACCGGTTTGCGACACCGCTGAACATCGGCAACATCCAAGACCAGATGGTCGCCCTTGCCATTATCGCCTTGGCACAGACAATCGTGATCCTGTCTGGCGGGATCGACCTGAGCTATGCAGGGGCGCTGAGCTTTCTATGCGTTGTCTTTGCCGCCATCGCAGGGGACGGAACCGGGACATTGATGCTGGCGATGGTTGTCGTTGCGGGTTTGGGCATCACAATCGGCGTGATTAATGGTGCCATTACGGCCTATGTCGGTGTGCACCCTTTGATCACAACACTTGGCACATCAACAATACTGGCAGGTTGCGCGCTGCTGATCACGCGGCAGCCATCAGGATCGGTCCCGCTGTTTTTCGAGGACTTGATGTACGAGCGCGTCGGTATCGTCCCTTACGGCATGACCTTTGCGGTCGCCCTTTATCTGCTGGTCGGTTTCATGCTGTGGCGGACAGTTTTTGGCACACGCATCTACGCAATCGGCGACAATGAGGGCGCAGCCACGGTGTCAGGGCTGCCGGTCAAACAGACCAAAGTGGCAGTCTATGCTTTGTCAGGGCTGCTTTGCGCAGTGGTGGCCATGTACATGACAGGGCGGTTCGGCGTCGGCGATCCGCGCGCGGGCGTTGGCTTTGATCTGCGCTCGATTACCCCCGTCATTGTCGGCGGTACTTTATTGGCCGGGGGCAAAGGCGGTGTATTGGGGACCGGGCTTGCCGTGGTCTTGCTGGCAGTGTTGGCCAATGTGTTGAACTTTATGAATGTCTCCAGCTTCTATCAATGGATCGTCGAAGGGTTGATCATCATCGCGGCCGTGTCCTTTTTCGCTGGAAAGGCCAAGTCATGA
- a CDS encoding substrate-binding domain-containing protein, which translates to MSLDAKSNMQRITAILKTFDVDNTPRRTTDILAELGSTRSTGFGLIRALVLADWLERYDHGLVRLGPKARGMIFAPLEVAEDINTKQITVTAARLQSPAGERGLDWDQALVKTVNTAHFAKPAPYRIGFSNASVNNAWRRAMQDSLLYAEKTNRQQITELITLDAQDDPALQLAHIDQLVARGIDLLLISMTTDTDQIVSKRLKELSHAGLPIVALDRRPFDTSSLTTFVTASDQRIGRISALWLAEHLAGQGKIWMLSGLEGASPAIRRQQAALAVFAQFPHLQVAYVSHTNWTPEGGYRTVGQLLDEAGRAPDGIWCDSGLQGMGSVQQFLDRGLTPPAHTGGDLNGMYKLCLRRKVPMVALDYPASMGARALEVALEILAGHTIPQRVEVPVQVVLPRRMETATVKADVWAERHVAWDLRDEAILSQGPALRGATVLSDPRPVT; encoded by the coding sequence ATGAGCCTTGATGCAAAATCAAACATGCAGCGGATCACTGCGATCCTGAAAACATTTGACGTCGATAACACGCCACGGCGCACGACGGATATTCTGGCAGAGCTTGGCAGTACACGCTCTACCGGATTTGGCCTCATCAGGGCGCTGGTCCTTGCAGACTGGCTTGAACGTTACGATCACGGGCTTGTCAGGTTGGGACCAAAAGCACGCGGCATGATTTTTGCGCCACTTGAGGTCGCAGAAGACATCAATACCAAACAAATCACGGTGACCGCAGCACGTCTTCAGTCACCTGCGGGTGAACGCGGTCTCGATTGGGATCAGGCGTTGGTTAAGACCGTGAACACGGCACATTTTGCAAAACCTGCGCCCTACCGGATCGGGTTCTCAAACGCTTCGGTCAACAATGCGTGGCGACGTGCAATGCAAGACAGCCTGCTTTATGCCGAGAAAACCAACCGCCAACAAATCACAGAACTTATCACACTGGACGCGCAAGATGATCCGGCACTGCAGTTGGCACACATCGATCAGCTTGTTGCACGGGGCATTGATCTGTTGCTGATATCAATGACGACCGACACCGATCAGATCGTCAGCAAACGACTGAAGGAATTATCGCATGCCGGCCTACCCATTGTTGCACTTGATCGGCGGCCCTTTGATACGTCGTCGCTGACAACTTTCGTCACCGCATCTGATCAACGGATTGGGCGCATAAGCGCGCTGTGGCTGGCAGAGCATTTGGCCGGACAAGGCAAGATTTGGATGCTGTCGGGCCTGGAAGGCGCAAGCCCGGCTATCCGCCGCCAGCAAGCCGCACTTGCCGTTTTTGCGCAGTTCCCGCATTTGCAGGTCGCGTATGTTAGCCATACAAACTGGACACCCGAAGGCGGGTATCGGACAGTTGGGCAACTACTGGATGAAGCGGGACGCGCCCCTGACGGGATATGGTGCGACAGTGGATTGCAAGGCATGGGATCGGTGCAGCAGTTCCTGGATCGCGGGCTGACACCGCCTGCGCATACGGGTGGCGACCTGAACGGCATGTACAAACTCTGTTTGCGCCGCAAAGTGCCGATGGTCGCACTGGATTACCCGGCCAGCATGGGCGCACGCGCACTCGAAGTCGCATTGGAAATCCTTGCCGGGCACACAATCCCGCAAAGGGTTGAAGTGCCGGTACAGGTTGTGCTGCCGCGCAGGATGGAAACAGCAACCGTCAAGGCGGATGTCTGGGCCGAACGCCATGTCGCCTGGGATTTGCGCGATGAAGCAATCTTGTCCCAAGGCCCAGCCCTGCGCGGTGCCACCGTCCTGTCCGATCCAAGGCCTGTGACATGA